The Fimbriimonadia bacterium genomic sequence GAGGAAAACGGACCTGCTTGTCTTCCACAGCAAGATACGGATAAAACACGTCATCACGTCCATCGGGGAGTCTGACGGGTATGGTTTTAAGAGTCTCATGTGGATGATCAAGAGACTTGAGGCTGAGGCTGGTGACGCCTTCCCGTGTTTCGCATCCCGCCACCCGCCAGGTTTCTGGCTCCTTAATCCCATCCATATCACTCTCGATGTTCCGGGCTGCGTCTATCACGGCCTGAAACGGCGTCATCCTCGGAAAGGCCACCACGCCGACCCGAAGTGGCAGCCGATCCCAAACACGGCCGAATTGATCTTTCCATTTTTCAATCGCCCGATCCACACAAGTCGATGCGGCCTCAAGTGGCAGAAGGACCCGAAAGCGCACCGGGGAAAGCTCAAGGGGGATCACCGGGTGATAAACGCCCAGAGCGCCCGTGTCGTCCGTAGCCGATTGCACAACGAGTTGTTTCGCCCTCACGCTATCATCCGCTTTCAACTCCAAAGTGATTCCGCGCAGGAAATCCTTATCTTGCTCAGGCTTCAGAAGTCGGGCCAGATTGCAGATGCTGAGGAAGTCCTTTGTTTGTTCCCGATACAAGAGACTTACGGGAGCATCCCCATAACGTCCGCCATAGATCTGCCGGTCTTCCCACGAACCGGAAGAACCGTTATCCGGCTTGATAACCAAGCGGCGCACGCGCCAGCGGTTCTGGTCCGCGGCCGCTATCTCGCGGAATTCGGCAAGCAAGGCTTTGAAGAAATCCTCGGCCTGCCGCCAGAAGCGATAGATACGACCGGGTGAGGCGAGCTTGCAGAACAACTGATGCGTGAGCCATGCGGCGCGTGTGTTCTCGTCAAGGGCGTCCCATTGGGGCGAGTCAGTTCGATCCTCGACGATTTTGGAGAAAAAAGATGGCCAATCTCTCTCGTGCGGGTACCCCTCCTGCAGGCCGCTCAGCACGGGGTCTGTCTTGTCAAAGGACTGGAGTTTTCCTTTGATATGCTGAAGGAGGCTGTCAAAACAGGCGGCTGGATCTATGGGGTTTGGTTGGTTTTTCAAGAGGGGATTGAACTTGCGCCATTCCGGAATGGCCTGGGTCCTGAGCGCATCCAGGCGGGTTCCGTCAAGCCAGGGCTCGATGTCCAGGCTCATCGTGACAAGGGCGACGCGGTCATTGGCATCCGCCAACTCGCTGATCCAGATGGAGTCTGATCCGAGCTTCCCCTCAAGCCACATGTCCAGGCGGTGAGTCCGCCGCGCCTTGCACGGATCGCAAGGCATCTGCTTGTCTGTCCCAGAGCGGCTTCTGCGCACAAGACATACCGGACAGACATGGCCATCCGACCTGTCTGCATGCGACGCACATGCAGGCGAATCCTGCCCGGGAATTTGCCAATTGCGGTGAAGCGGCACGGCCATCGTTTCCCGCGCCTTCCGGATTTCAGCCGTCATCCCAACAAGAGATCGCGAAGGCTCGCTGATGCTGCAATAAGGAGGCGTCTCGAGGTTGGCGTCACTGGCATAGTCGTCTATCTGTTCAGTCAGCCACTTTTGCCAACCTGCAATCTGTAAATCACCCCCCTGACACCCTTTACTCTTATGCCCAAATCGCTCCCCTGGGAATGAAAAGACACAGGTCTGACCGTCCCGATACAACAAGGAGCCAAAAGCCAGGTCGACCTCAACGAGTTTGCAGACTCTGCCGAAAAACTCGTCCAGCGCCAGCCTCGCCCCTGTCGAGTCACCGATCTTAATTGCCCGGGCCTCGTAGTGGTCCGCACCGATCCCGATGGTCAAGAGCCGCCAGCGGGTCTGTTGTTTAAGACTGTCATTTGCTTTCTCATTTCCGCTCTTATCCTTGATCTTCCAAGGAAATGAATCGCCTTCCAGAATCGCACCGGCCACTGCGCTCTTGAACAAGGCGGCCGCTACATAGGACTGGTCAAACAGCGAGACATCATTGTTCGGCAACCTGGTTTCGGCCAGGGTGCCGGTGAAGGCCGTGCGCAGCCATCCTTCAGGTCCCACCGCCCCATCGCGCCAACGCCACCAGCCATCAATGTCGTTGGGGGAACTGTTGTCGCCAAGCTGCTTCAGCTCGGTGAGGAGCTGCTCAATCCGATCAAGCAACCCTTTCCAGCCATTATCGTTGAGCAATTCAGGCGGGTCGGCAATCAGATTGCGGACCGGGTGGCCGAAGACTGTGGACAACCACATGTGGGTGACATCCTGACCCAGATACTTGGAAGTGGCCGCCGGTAGATTCTTCTCGATACCCGATGCCATAGCATGGCCGGCCTGGAGCAAGCCGACAAGGTTAGGTTTTGATCTGCCGTCTGCATGCTCACTGATAAAAGCTGTCAGCGTATCGGGCCATTCAAGGTTTTTGGCCGAACCCGTCTGGTAGTTTCTCTTCACCCATTGCAGTAGGTTATCCCAGAGAAAAGGTGGATTCTCCTGCCCATGCCAATTCTTGTAGTCATAATTGTTCTTCTGGCCGCCGTGCTCCCGCAGGAAATTGATTTTGGCCTTGCCTGTCATGTGGAGCCAGCCGATCGCCTCACACGCCAGAAGCAAGGGGCGATAGTGCCGCAACGTGTCCGGAAGTTGAAATCCCGTCATTGGTCACCTCCCTTCCGGGCAATTCGGCTTTTCATCTCCGCTTTGAATCCTTCCGCGTCCTTGAGAGTGAAGGAACCGGGTGTGCTCTGCTCACGTACCAGAGTGCCAAGGTCCTGAAGGCTGTGGAGAGTTTTCTTTGTGGATCGCGGTTCAGCCTTTGGCGGTTGCGCGGTGGCCTTCAACATTCCTGTCCAGGTATCGATTCGAGCAGTGCCCCATCCGGCGGTGCGCTTGGCGGAGATGCCGTACGTTTCGAGAAGCGCCCTGATGCTGTCGATGAAGCCGTCGATGAAGTCGGCCAGCATTACTTTGTCGCGTTCGATTTCCCCCGGTAGCGGCGCGTAGAGCAACCGCAACCTGCCTTTTGTCCCGGCTGGGACGATCTCATAGTAAATGGGTTGCGTCCCGGCCCGGCGGGTACGGCTGTGGGGATTAATCACCTCAAAGCCGATTTTATTGAACCAGGTGGGATAGAAGACAAGGGCGCCGGAGCGGAATTGCTCATCCTCTCCCTTCTCGTTGCCGAAGAGATGGATGATCCAGGAAGGGTCTTTCCAGCCATCCATTTGCATATCGTGCTTTTCAAGATGATCTGACAAGCCCGCCTGCATCCGGCAGGCCCAGCGAAGAAGTCCCTTCCAGGAGGCCGCTGACATAAACGGCACTCCGAAAACCCTGTCTTTGCGGACCGGGTTATCCAGCACGTGGAAGGGGCGGTCGTCCTTCGAGTACCAGGGTGACACCAGCGTGAAAGAAACGTCGATGCCGAACCAGGTCGAATCCGGCAGGGAAACATGGTCTGGCTCAAGGTGAAGGTCCGGAGGGAGATTGAGCTCCAGTTCAGCCGCTCGTTTCATGTAGCATTGACGTGCTTTGTTCTTCTCCCCGTCACGACAGGACCAGACCACGCATCCATCCACAAAGCCTGAAGCGAGACCGCCTTCATTCACCTGTTTTGGGCAGGCTTGTATTTCGGCCAAGGAGGCGTAAAGATCAAAACTCATAAGCGGTCCTCCTTCCCGGCGAATAGTTGATCTATGATCTTGTCCCCGGCGAGAAAATCCCAGCCGTTCTGTCCCCAAGCGTTCGTCAGACGCCCCTTCATGGTGTTGAAATCGATCAGTCCGGGTTTTACGAAGCCGAAGGTTCTTGCGGGGTTCTTGAAGCTGAACACCTTCTTGCTCTCCTGCTGAGAGCCGGCAAGCCATCTGACTATTCCATCGTTCCGGGTGGCCAACTGTTGTCCTTGATTTTTTGCCTCCTGTCGTCCGATCACTTGGTTAAAAGTACTCTTATTGTTGTCTACCCGCCCGAGATACTTTCCGTTCACGCACCAGAAGTGCTGTAGAGAAGCCCAGGCGAACTCATCGTGACTGAGCTTCCGCCATTTGGATAGGTATGTTTCCAAATCACCCCGACCTGTTCGATCGAATTGCCGAGACGTGACCATCTGCACCAAGCCATAGTCTTTGTGGTGCAGCCTGCTTGCCCGACTGGGTTCGTCCGTTGGCTTGAATACCGTCTTGCCACCGATGGCCCCATATTCGGCGATCAGACGAAGGGTGGCATCCAGGATGGCCCACTCTTCAACGCGGATCGGACGGAGGGGTGTGAAACGAAGACTGAACTCTTCGTCTTTCTTTATTTGAGGTGAGATTTTCGTTTCGGCATTGTTTCTGGCCTCTCGGATATTGCCATTCTTGTCGAGGACTTCAAATTTGAACTTCCGCGCCCAACCTGTACAGCCGAATAGTTCGCAGACAACACAATGGTTCCGGTCTTCACATTTCCTATCGGTTGGATCACAGGCGCTGCCGCCCAGACCTCGCACCAACACCTCAAACCACCAGCGGATGGAACCAAGCAGGCCGGTGGTAATCAGACGGTCCGATTTTCCATTGAGGTCGCCGGTCCACAACTCCGTCAGGGCCTTGAGTTTAAAGGTTCGTTCGCTTCTCGTGAGAGCCATGGTTTCCCTCTCTTCGTTCATTCCTCCGCAGTCCGCTCGATGTCTGCTTCGTCAAGCGGTTCGTCCACGGCGTTGCGCAGCCAGGATGGATCGAAGCCGGCAGCCGACGAACCCTCGACGCGGATGCGCACCCTGCCCCCGTCGGATTTATCGGCCAGGTTTGCGATGGCAGGGAATGCCTTGAAGACCTGTTCTCTGGTGGCTTCGAAGGCAAAAGCGACCCGTTTCTTCCGACCGGCGGCATCCGTGCCCGTCGTGACAGGTCCAGTACTGGTTGCCACATCAATTCCGGCCGGGCCCTCTCGGATGCTCGGTGGAGGAGGTGCGCCTGTATCGCCAGGGAAAACGCCTGCGGGTTGGACCGCCGGGGCTTCCGGGACGGCTGCCGGCATCATGAGAAAGCCGGAATCGAAATCGACCTCGTCATCGGCAATGGAGCGGCCGAAAATCACCTTGTCGCGATTGATCTGATATCTTCCATCAGGACCAAGAACAGGGCTGCCCCCGCTTACATACGCGAAGACGCTTTCCGATACACCGCGAGCGATGCCTTTGCGCAGGACGGATGCGGATTCCAACCGGGGCGGCGCAATATCTCGGAAGAACGATTCAAGCACATCGGACGCCTTGATGCCCATGAGCGGCGGCTCACCCTCGCTTAAGCGTTCGCCGAGCCGCACTCGCTCGGCGATTTTCCGCGGCGTCACCGATCCGTGAATGCGCGGCGTTCCCACGCTGGTGAGAAGTTCCATGATCCGCTCGTGGACGCCGGTCGCCTGAAGCGGTCGCCCGCCCCGTTCCACTTTCTCTATTTCCAACTCGCCATCCTGAACCCGAGGCAACCACGCGGCCGTGTAAAGCTCCCGGAAGCATGACTCGGCGGCAGCCTGCTCGGTGCGTTTCCTCTCCCGGAGTTGATCAAGCTGGTCCTTGGTGAGCCGAAGTTGCTGCTTCTTGGCTTCCACACGGTCGATGGCCAAGAGATACCGGACGGCACGCCGCAAAGCCTCGATTTGTTTCTTTTCCGGTATCGCGAGTCCCAGCCCGTTGCGGAATCGCCGGGGACGATCCCCGTATTTGGTCAGGTACTCCTTGGCCTGACGTTCCTGCTCCGACTTGCCCTCGGCAGCAAACTCAAGGGGCAGGTAGGCAACGAGAAAACGGGGGTCCTCGTC encodes the following:
- the cmr1 gene encoding type III-B CRISPR module RAMP protein Cmr1; its protein translation is MALTRSERTFKLKALTELWTGDLNGKSDRLITTGLLGSIRWWFEVLVRGLGGSACDPTDRKCEDRNHCVVCELFGCTGWARKFKFEVLDKNGNIREARNNAETKISPQIKKDEEFSLRFTPLRPIRVEEWAILDATLRLIAEYGAIGGKTVFKPTDEPSRASRLHHKDYGLVQMVTSRQFDRTGRGDLETYLSKWRKLSHDEFAWASLQHFWCVNGKYLGRVDNNKSTFNQVIGRQEAKNQGQQLATRNDGIVRWLAGSQQESKKVFSFKNPARTFGFVKPGLIDFNTMKGRLTNAWGQNGWDFLAGDKIIDQLFAGKEDRL
- a CDS encoding CRISPR-associated protein Csx11 — its product is MTGFQLPDTLRHYRPLLLACEAIGWLHMTGKAKINFLREHGGQKNNYDYKNWHGQENPPFLWDNLLQWVKRNYQTGSAKNLEWPDTLTAFISEHADGRSKPNLVGLLQAGHAMASGIEKNLPAATSKYLGQDVTHMWLSTVFGHPVRNLIADPPELLNDNGWKGLLDRIEQLLTELKQLGDNSSPNDIDGWWRWRDGAVGPEGWLRTAFTGTLAETRLPNNDVSLFDQSYVAAALFKSAVAGAILEGDSFPWKIKDKSGNEKANDSLKQQTRWRLLTIGIGADHYEARAIKIGDSTGARLALDEFFGRVCKLVEVDLAFGSLLYRDGQTCVFSFPGERFGHKSKGCQGGDLQIAGWQKWLTEQIDDYASDANLETPPYCSISEPSRSLVGMTAEIRKARETMAVPLHRNWQIPGQDSPACASHADRSDGHVCPVCLVRRSRSGTDKQMPCDPCKARRTHRLDMWLEGKLGSDSIWISELADANDRVALVTMSLDIEPWLDGTRLDALRTQAIPEWRKFNPLLKNQPNPIDPAACFDSLLQHIKGKLQSFDKTDPVLSGLQEGYPHERDWPSFFSKIVEDRTDSPQWDALDENTRAAWLTHQLFCKLASPGRIYRFWRQAEDFFKALLAEFREIAAADQNRWRVRRLVIKPDNGSSGSWEDRQIYGGRYGDAPVSLLYREQTKDFLSICNLARLLKPEQDKDFLRGITLELKADDSVRAKQLVVQSATDDTGALGVYHPVIPLELSPVRFRVLLPLEAASTCVDRAIEKWKDQFGRVWDRLPLRVGVVAFPRMTPFQAVIDAARNIESDMDGIKEPETWRVAGCETREGVTSLSLKSLDHPHETLKTIPVRLPDGRDDVFYPYLAVEDKQVRFPLDFQHPNGQVLRHAKDLRSGDGVLVYPSLIATIFMDGTARRFEPLSRRQITEWLRMRDLWRLMDRHAQSQTALRGAWSELVERRGVWQGPDETWFEGGKTAWLDLARAVFHERLGVRGACLETLVQAAGDGLLDWSLEWHMSVLKKQVSGGDR